The window GCGGACGCCTTTGCGCAAGCGGATCTCGTCGCGCACCGGGATGTCGGAGAAGCCGCCGACCGCGCTGCCGAGCGCGTCGGCGAGCACGCCGAGCGCGGCCTCGTAGATGACGAAGCCGTTGCGCTGGTAGAAGTAGAGCATCGAGATGTCGTCGTTCGAGACCGCCGCGCGGATCGCCGGCAGGTTCAGCGACTTCGCGAGCGCCTCGGCGGCGTTCAGCAGCGCCGCGCCGACCCCGGCGCCCTGGAACTCCGGATAGACCGACAGCAGGACGACGGCGAGGTCGCCGCCGTTCGGCTTGAGCGCGAGCAAGCCCGCGAAGCGGCCGTCAGCCTCGGCGATGAGGTTCGTGCAGGCCAGCACGTCGAAGGTCGTGCCGAACACGTCGATGTCGGTCTCGCCCCACGCGCGGTCGCAGATCTGCTCGATGGCGCGGCGGTCCGCCGGTGTGGCGGCGCGCACCGCGAACTCGGTCTCGTCGGGCTTCGGCAGGTGCTTCGCGCAGGTCACGGTCGTGCGCGCGTCGTTGAGCGG is drawn from Actinomycetota bacterium and contains these coding sequences:
- a CDS encoding GNAT family N-acetyltransferase; the protein is MSGTRGLLVRETRRGPSGPAAAPLYRSVRGTLVAPRAGGSGSQRGDGERARRPPACALWYLGCDEGDSEGTGTMDDDAARDEDLEAPYPQYRCPICGEFLPLNDARTTVTCAKHLPKPDETEFAVRAATPADRRAIEQICDRAWGETDIDVFGTTFDVLACTNLIAEADGRFAGLLALKPNGGDLAVVLLSVYPEFQGAGVGAALLNAAEALAKSLNLPAIRAAVSNDDISMLYFYQRNGFVIYEAALGVLADALGSAVGGFSDIPVRDEIRLRKGVR